One genomic window of Raphanus sativus cultivar WK10039 unplaced genomic scaffold, ASM80110v3 Scaffold0010, whole genome shotgun sequence includes the following:
- the LOC130500675 gene encoding uncharacterized protein LOC130500675, with protein MNTHFWSPAHRDEAAEDDSILAKHPRVPYTYFCGDCPENIDPFEPSWDCDSCNKMWHLGCIPNSPDDINHPFHPYHPLELLIDVPQPPDHSNGKCDACQQELKSYFYHCSKCDFSMHVRCSKNPPPPTVETPKCHEHALTCMVRDDTFTCNACGTHGERCPYVCAPCGVMFHRECINLPHVININRHDHRVSHTYSLGFGNWNCMICHKKVDWRYGAYTCSTCPDNYVVHSKCATRIDVWDGKELEEVPEENFDASPFKVIEEGISIKHFSHEHILYKIEEEGDIDTQRDGSIRCKACLHPIFSEKHYKCMECNFIIHETCANLPLRKRHWLSTKRFYLNANKDNTNKALFQCGACETPSNGFRYRTSEGLSLDMRCAFVISSYCDYECHPHTLFLTTLDKGFCGGCKLTKKHVLRCTESECDFSLCLACATLPKKIKRKGDAHFLFLRRGEKASGKYWCEVCETILDPHKEWFYACHVSGVTFHIRCVVGEFPNAKPGFTYHYQCVLGEAPSLIHARSYRTTQYDEEIIRLVPNDPMKPNLSLLKIYSKIACAHVRGKIGDCAVILRAAIRATVPSAFLKILQTTHSLGYSFGSPLYDEIITFCLDLGELDAAIAIVADMVDHMDYCP; from the exons ATGAATACACACTTCTGGTCCCCCGCCCATAGGGATGAGGCTGCTGAAGATGATTCTATTTTGGCAAAGCATCCTCGCGTTCCTTATACTTATTTTTGTGGCGACTGTCCGGAGAACATCGATCCTTTTGAACCTTCCTGGGATTGCGATTCATGCAACAAGATGTGGCATCTTGGTTGCATCCCAAACTCACCGGACGACATAAACCACCCGTTCCACCCATACCATCCGCTGGAGCTTCTCATTGATGTCCCACAACCACCTGATCACTCCAACGGGAAATGCGATGCATGCCAGCAAGAACTCAAGAGCTATTTCTACCATTGTTCCAAATGCGATTTCAGCATGCACGTGAGGTGTTCCAAGAACCCACCACCACCGACTGTAGAAACTCCGAAGTGCCACGAGCACGCACTCACATGTATGGTTAGAGATGACACGTTCACTTGCAACGCTTGTGGTACCCATGGTGAACGATGCCCTTATGTATGCGCTCCCTGCGGTGTCATGTTCCACCGGGAATGTATCAACCTACCACACGTCATAAACATCAATCGACACGACCACCGGGTCTCTCATACCTATTCTCTCGGTTTTGGGAATTGGAATTGCATGATTTGTCACAAGAAGGTGGACTGGAGGTACGGAGCTTATACATGTTCGACATGTCCTGATAATTATGTCGTTCACTCCAAATGCGCAACTAGAATTGATGTGTGGGATGGGAAAGAGCTCGAAGAGGTGCCTGAAGAAAACTTTGATGCCTCACCGTTCAAAGTGATTGAAGAGGGAATTTCAATTAAACATTTCTCCCATGAGCATATCTTATATAAGATTGAAGAGGAGGGTGATATCGATACTCAACGTGATGGAAGCATACGTTGTAAAGCTTGCCTCCATCCTATATTTTCTGAGAAGCATTACAAGTGTATGGAATGCAACTTTATCATCCATGAAACATGTGCTAATCTTCCTCTTCGAAAACGACATTGGCTCTCCACTAAGCGGTTTTACCTAAACGCCAATAAGGATAATACAAACAAAGCTCTCTTTCAATGTGGTGCATGTGAAACACCATCCAATGGTTTCAGGTACAGGACTTCTGAGGGATTATCACTAGATATGCGATGTGCGTTCGTTATCTCATCGTATTGTGATTATGAATGTCACCCACATACCCTCTTTCTCACTACGCTGGACAAGGGCTTTTGTGGGGGCTGTAAGCTGACCAAAAAGCATGTGCTGCGCTGTACTGAATCTGAATGTGATTTCTCCTTGTGCTTGGCGTGTGCTACTCTGCCGAAAAAGATAAAACGCAAGGGTGATGCTCATTTTCTCTTCTTGCGCCGTGGTGAGAAAGCCAGCGGTAAGTATTGGTGTGAAGTTTGTGAAACTATTTTAGATCCACATAAGGAATGGTTTTACGCATGCCATGTTTCTGGAGTCACTTTTCATATTCGGTGTGTGGTAGGGGAGTTTCCAAATGCTAAGCCAGGATTCACTTATCATTATCAATGTGTGCTAGGGGAGGCTCCATCACTCATCCACGCAAGATCCTACCGTACCACGCAATATGACGAGGAGATAATACGACTTGTTCCCAATGACC CAATGAAACCTAATCTTTCGTTACTTAAGATTTATAGCAAAATCGCATGTGCTCATGTCAGAGGCAAG ATTGGCGATTGTGCGGTGATATTACGAGCTGCTATAAGAGCTACAGTACCTTCAGCCTTCTTGAAGATCTTACAGACCACACACAGTCTTGGCTACTCTTTTGGCAG CCCACTGTACGATGAGATCATCACGTTCTGCTTGGACCTTGGAGAACTTGATGCGGCCATTGCCATAGTTGCAGATATGGTAGACCACATGGATTACTGTCCCTGA